A genomic region of Pseudomonas sp. RSB 5.4 contains the following coding sequences:
- the cmk gene encoding (d)CMP kinase has translation MKNIAPVITIDGPSGSGKGTVAGILAKRLGWNLLDSGALYRLLAFAAHNHGVDLTNEELLKKLAAHLDVQFIAATDGQLQRIILEGDEVSDVIRTESVGSGASQVAALPAVREALLQRQRAFQEVPGLVADGRDMGTVVFPDAPLKIFLTASAEERARRRYLQLKGKVEGVSLSSLLDEIRARDERDTQRAVAPLKPAADAIQLDSTELSIDQVLERIMSEIAIRDIAG, from the coding sequence GTGAAAAACATTGCACCGGTCATCACCATCGATGGGCCAAGCGGTTCGGGCAAGGGCACGGTCGCCGGGATCTTGGCCAAGCGTCTGGGCTGGAACCTGCTGGATTCCGGTGCGCTGTATCGCCTGCTGGCGTTCGCTGCGCACAATCATGGTGTCGACCTGACCAATGAAGAGCTGTTGAAGAAACTGGCCGCTCATCTGGATGTGCAGTTCATCGCGGCGACCGACGGTCAGCTGCAGCGCATCATTCTGGAGGGTGATGAAGTCAGCGATGTCATCCGCACTGAAAGCGTCGGTTCCGGTGCTTCTCAGGTGGCTGCATTGCCGGCAGTCCGCGAGGCGCTGCTGCAGCGCCAGCGTGCTTTTCAGGAGGTGCCGGGCCTGGTGGCCGATGGTCGTGACATGGGTACTGTGGTTTTTCCTGATGCACCGTTGAAGATTTTCCTCACCGCCAGTGCCGAGGAACGGGCGCGCCGCCGATATTTGCAGTTGAAGGGCAAAGTCGAGGGTGTTAGTCTGTCGAGTCTGCTAGATGAGATCCGTGCACGCGACGAGCGTGATACCCAGCGCGCAGTAGCCCCGCTCAAACCGGCGGCAGATGCGATACAGCTGGATTCCACGGAGTTGTCCATCGATCAGGTGCTTGAACGCATCATGAGCGAGATCGCCATTCGCGATATCGCCGGGTGA
- a CDS encoding Wzz/FepE/Etk N-terminal domain-containing protein — MQNNHGSQSRNDEIDLYEIFSEMFSQKRLIFLITLICLLIAVIYAYLAKPVYEARAFVLPPKQSDIVALNFGRGKKSDMDPFTVKEVYSVYLRNLQSESLKRELFLNMYLPTLTEAEQKQSQEMLYAQFASKLLIAPSAKDLPDRYSVSFQGRSASQVAEWVDMYVKKAGEATKQEIIQNAQREVQVLAGDLERQISIRREKGLAIRNDWIVKLKEALRVAEEINLEKPLIISGNLSAEMSGSMEGQLIYMRGTKALKAEIENLESREIEDPFIDGLRSLESRLDYFKGMKVTPESISVYRMDGAIYSPDFPIKPNKILILLEGLFVGVVLSLLIAFVRVFIAKGRAKALSYL; from the coding sequence ATGCAAAATAATCATGGATCTCAATCCAGAAATGATGAAATCGATCTTTATGAAATTTTTTCAGAGATGTTCTCTCAGAAAAGACTGATTTTTTTGATAACGCTTATATGCCTTTTGATAGCAGTTATCTATGCATATTTAGCCAAACCTGTTTACGAGGCGCGTGCCTTTGTTTTGCCGCCGAAGCAAAGTGATATCGTTGCGCTGAATTTTGGGCGTGGCAAAAAATCTGATATGGATCCATTTACGGTTAAAGAAGTCTATTCGGTTTATCTTCGAAATCTGCAATCCGAATCATTGAAGCGCGAACTTTTTTTGAATATGTATCTGCCAACTTTGACGGAGGCAGAGCAAAAACAGTCTCAAGAAATGCTGTATGCACAATTCGCTTCGAAACTCTTGATTGCACCTAGTGCGAAGGATTTACCCGATCGTTACTCGGTTTCTTTCCAAGGCCGCAGTGCAAGCCAGGTCGCAGAATGGGTCGACATGTATGTCAAGAAAGCGGGTGAAGCTACCAAGCAGGAAATAATTCAAAATGCTCAGCGAGAAGTTCAGGTTCTTGCCGGCGACCTTGAGCGGCAAATTTCAATTCGCCGAGAGAAGGGTCTTGCGATTCGCAATGACTGGATCGTCAAATTGAAAGAGGCCTTGCGAGTTGCAGAAGAAATTAATCTTGAAAAGCCGCTGATTATATCAGGGAATCTTTCCGCTGAAATGTCCGGGAGTATGGAAGGTCAGCTAATCTATATGCGCGGTACAAAGGCATTAAAAGCTGAGATCGAAAATCTTGAATCCCGTGAAATAGAAGACCCTTTCATTGACGGGTTGCGCTCCCTGGAGTCTCGTTTGGATTATTTCAAAGGGATGAAGGTAACGCCTGAATCGATTTCTGTTTATCGAATGGATGGCGCAATATATTCGCCTGATTTTCCGATTAAGCCGAATAAAATACTGATCCTGCTCGAAGGGTTATTTGTCGGTGTCGTTTTAAGCTTGCTCATCGCATTTGTCAGGGTGTTTATCGCTAAAGGTCGCGCCAAGGCTTTGAGCTACCTTTAG
- a CDS encoding NAD-dependent epimerase/dehydratase family protein — protein sequence MTRYEVLLKDLPLAQKKWLISGVAGFIGSNLLETLLKLDQFVVGLDNFATGHLHNLEEVKQQVSSEQWSRFKLIEGDIRDLEACNAACSGVNYVLHQAALGSVPRSLNDPVTTNSTNIDGFLNMLVAARDAKVESFTYAASSSTYGDHPGLPKVEDVIGKPLSPYAVTKYVNELYADVFARCYGFKTVGLRYFNVFGKRQDPAGAYAAVIPKWTASMIRGEDVFINGDGQTSRDFCFIENTVQANLLAATTKDEKALNQVYNVAVSGRTDLNLLFATLKSELALNGVDYTKEAVYRDFRAGDVRHSQADITKISELLGYVPAFGIEQGIAKAMPWYVAFLK from the coding sequence ATGACACGCTACGAAGTTTTATTAAAAGATCTACCGCTGGCTCAAAAAAAATGGCTCATTAGTGGTGTTGCCGGATTTATCGGGTCGAATCTGCTCGAGACTTTGCTCAAGCTCGATCAATTCGTCGTCGGTCTGGACAATTTTGCAACTGGTCACTTGCATAATCTTGAGGAAGTCAAGCAACAGGTAAGCTCGGAGCAATGGTCGCGCTTCAAGTTGATAGAAGGTGATATTCGGGATCTGGAGGCCTGTAATGCCGCTTGTTCAGGTGTGAACTATGTTTTACACCAAGCGGCGCTCGGATCGGTCCCTCGCTCTCTGAATGATCCTGTCACCACCAATTCGACTAATATAGATGGTTTCTTGAATATGTTGGTGGCAGCGCGAGACGCAAAGGTCGAAAGCTTTACATATGCGGCAAGTAGTTCAACTTATGGTGATCATCCAGGCTTGCCAAAAGTTGAGGACGTGATTGGCAAACCGTTGTCTCCCTACGCGGTCACAAAATACGTTAATGAACTTTACGCAGACGTTTTCGCTCGCTGCTATGGATTTAAGACAGTTGGCTTGCGCTATTTTAATGTTTTCGGTAAGCGCCAGGATCCAGCAGGGGCATATGCAGCAGTAATACCGAAATGGACTGCTTCGATGATCAGGGGTGAAGACGTTTTCATTAATGGTGATGGTCAGACTAGTCGGGACTTCTGTTTTATCGAAAATACAGTTCAAGCGAATCTCTTGGCTGCGACGACTAAAGATGAAAAAGCGCTGAATCAGGTATACAACGTCGCAGTCAGCGGTCGCACAGATCTTAATTTGCTTTTTGCAACGCTGAAATCGGAGTTGGCGCTAAATGGGGTGGATTACACAAAAGAAGCCGTTTACCGTGATTTCCGGGCTGGTGATGTTCGTCATTCGCAAGCCGATATTACCAAAATCAGTGAGCTTTTAGGCTATGTACCAGCATTCGGAATTGAGCAGGGTATCGCTAAGGCCATGCCTTGGTATGTGGCTTTTTTGAAATGA
- the tviB gene encoding Vi polysaccharide biosynthesis UDP-N-acetylglucosamine C-6 dehydrogenase TviB: protein MYQLKDIKLAIIGLGYVGLPLAVEFGKRRAVVGFDINQSRIAALQAGHDSTLEVDNEELKQAKHLRFSHDLDTLVDCNVFIVTVPTPIDQYKQPDLTPLIKASETIGKVLKKDDIVIYESTVYPGATEEDCVPVLERVSGLKFNVDFFAGYSPERINPGDKEHRVTTIKKVTAGSTPEVADLVDNLYNEIITAGTHKASSIKVAEAAKVIENTQRDVNIALINELAIIFNKMGIDTEAVLQAAGTKWNFLPFRPGLVGGHCIGVDPYYLTHKAQAIGYHPEIILAGRRLNDGMGAYVVSQLVKAMLKRRIHVDGARILIMGLTFKENCPDLRNTRVVDIIAELKEHNIEVDVFDPWADSAEAQHEYGITPITQLAKNAYDGIVVAVAHNEFKSLGVEKIRSFGKPEHVLYDLKYLLDSSESDIRL, encoded by the coding sequence ATGTATCAACTAAAAGATATTAAACTTGCCATTATTGGCTTGGGGTACGTGGGGCTGCCATTAGCAGTAGAATTTGGCAAGCGCCGGGCTGTTGTAGGATTCGATATTAACCAGTCGCGTATTGCCGCGCTCCAGGCAGGCCACGATTCAACGCTGGAAGTGGACAACGAAGAGCTGAAACAGGCCAAGCATCTTCGCTTCAGTCATGACCTTGATACACTTGTAGACTGCAATGTATTCATCGTAACTGTTCCAACGCCTATCGATCAGTACAAGCAACCCGATCTGACGCCGTTGATCAAAGCTTCCGAGACCATCGGTAAAGTTTTGAAAAAAGATGACATCGTCATTTATGAGTCTACTGTTTACCCGGGTGCAACGGAAGAAGATTGTGTACCTGTCCTCGAACGCGTCTCAGGATTGAAATTCAATGTGGATTTTTTTGCTGGTTACAGTCCTGAGCGAATCAATCCTGGTGATAAAGAGCACCGTGTTACCACAATCAAAAAGGTAACGGCGGGATCAACACCTGAAGTGGCTGATCTTGTTGATAATCTATATAACGAAATCATCACTGCGGGAACCCACAAAGCCAGCAGTATTAAAGTGGCTGAAGCTGCGAAGGTTATCGAAAATACCCAGCGGGACGTCAATATTGCGCTGATTAATGAATTGGCGATCATTTTTAATAAGATGGGGATCGATACTGAGGCGGTATTGCAGGCCGCCGGCACGAAGTGGAATTTCTTGCCATTCCGTCCAGGTTTGGTGGGTGGTCATTGTATCGGCGTAGATCCTTACTATTTGACACATAAGGCTCAAGCCATAGGCTATCACCCTGAAATCATCCTCGCTGGCCGTCGCCTGAATGATGGTATGGGGGCCTATGTAGTATCTCAGCTCGTGAAAGCTATGTTGAAGCGCCGGATTCACGTTGATGGTGCACGTATTCTGATAATGGGGCTAACATTTAAAGAGAACTGCCCTGATCTTCGCAATACGCGCGTCGTAGATATAATTGCCGAGTTGAAAGAGCATAATATCGAGGTTGACGTATTTGATCCTTGGGCAGACAGTGCAGAGGCTCAGCATGAGTATGGAATTACGCCAATCACTCAGCTAGCGAAAAATGCTTATGATGGCATTGTCGTGGCCGTTGCTCACAACGAATTCAAATCGTTGGGTGTAGAAAAAATACGCTCTTTCGGTAAGCCTGAACACGTGCTTTACGATCTTAAGTACCTACTTGATAGCTCGGAGTCCGATATTCGTTTGTAA
- the rpsA gene encoding 30S ribosomal protein S1, translating to MSESFAELFEESLKTLNLQAGSIITGVIVDIDYQARWVTVHAGLKSEALIPLEQFYNDAGDLTINVGDEVHVALDSVEDGFGETKLSREKAKRAECWIVLEAAFAAEEVVKGVINGKVKGGFTVDVNGIRAFLPGSLVDVRPVRDTTHLEGKELEFKVIKLDQKRNNVVVSRRSVLEAENSAEREALLESLQEGQQVKGIVKNLTDYGAFVDLGGVDGLLHITDMAWKRIKHPSEIVNVGDEIDVKVLKYDRERNRVSLGLKQLGEDPWVAIKARYPESTRVTARVTNLTDYGCFAELEEGVEGLVHVSEMDWTNKNIHPSKVVQVGDEVEVMVLDIDEERRRISLGIKQCKSNPWEDFSGQFNKGDKISGTIKSITDFGIFIGLDGGIDGLVHLSDISWNEVGEEAVRRFKKGDELDTVILSVDPERERISLGIKQLESDPFSEYVSVNDKGAIVTGTVKEVDAKGAIIVLADDIEATLKASEISRDRVEDARNVLKEGQEVEAKIISVDRKSRVIQLSIKSKDDAEEKEAIQSLKSAPAAEGEADTTMAALLRQAMAKQN from the coding sequence ATGAGCGAAAGCTTTGCGGAACTCTTTGAAGAAAGCCTAAAGACCCTGAACCTTCAGGCAGGCTCCATCATCACCGGTGTTATCGTTGATATCGATTACCAGGCTCGCTGGGTAACCGTTCACGCTGGTCTGAAGTCTGAAGCACTCATCCCGCTGGAACAGTTCTACAACGATGCTGGTGACCTGACTATCAATGTCGGTGACGAAGTTCACGTTGCTCTGGATTCGGTTGAAGACGGTTTCGGTGAAACCAAGCTGTCCCGTGAAAAAGCCAAGCGCGCTGAATGCTGGATCGTTCTGGAAGCAGCCTTCGCAGCTGAGGAAGTGGTCAAGGGCGTTATCAACGGTAAGGTTAAAGGCGGCTTCACTGTCGACGTTAACGGCATCCGTGCGTTCCTGCCAGGTTCCCTGGTTGACGTCCGTCCAGTGCGCGATACCACGCACCTGGAAGGCAAAGAGCTGGAATTCAAGGTCATCAAGCTGGACCAGAAGCGCAACAACGTTGTCGTTTCCCGTCGCAGCGTCCTGGAAGCCGAGAACTCCGCCGAGCGTGAAGCTCTGCTGGAATCCCTGCAGGAAGGCCAGCAAGTCAAAGGTATCGTCAAAAACCTCACCGATTACGGCGCATTCGTCGATCTGGGTGGCGTGGACGGCCTGCTGCACATCACCGACATGGCCTGGAAGCGCATCAAGCATCCTTCCGAGATCGTCAACGTTGGTGACGAAATCGACGTCAAGGTTCTGAAATACGATCGCGAACGCAACCGTGTTTCCCTGGGCCTGAAGCAACTGGGCGAAGATCCATGGGTTGCTATCAAAGCCCGTTACCCAGAAAGCACTCGCGTTACCGCTCGTGTAACCAACCTGACCGACTACGGCTGCTTCGCTGAGCTGGAAGAAGGCGTTGAAGGTCTGGTACACGTTTCTGAAATGGACTGGACCAACAAGAACATCCACCCTTCGAAAGTCGTACAAGTCGGCGACGAAGTGGAAGTCATGGTTCTGGACATCGACGAAGAGCGTCGTCGTATCTCCCTGGGCATCAAGCAGTGCAAGTCGAACCCATGGGAAGACTTCTCTGGCCAGTTCAACAAGGGCGACAAGATCTCCGGCACCATCAAGTCGATCACCGATTTCGGTATCTTCATTGGTCTGGACGGCGGCATCGACGGTCTGGTTCACCTGTCCGACATCTCCTGGAACGAAGTGGGCGAAGAAGCCGTACGTCGTTTCAAGAAGGGCGACGAGCTGGACACCGTCATCCTGTCGGTTGACCCAGAGCGCGAGCGCATCTCCCTGGGCATCAAGCAACTGGAAAGCGATCCGTTCTCCGAGTACGTCTCGGTTAACGACAAAGGCGCTATCGTTACTGGCACCGTGAAAGAAGTTGACGCCAAAGGCGCCATCATCGTTCTGGCTGACGACATCGAAGCGACCCTGAAAGCCTCCGAAATCAGCCGTGACCGCGTTGAAGACGCGCGCAACGTTCTGAAAGAAGGCCAGGAAGTTGAAGCCAAGATCATCAGCGTTGATCGCAAGAGCCGCGTGATCCAGCTCTCGATCAAGTCGAAAGACGATGCTGAAGAGAAAGAAGCTATCCAGAGCCTGAAATCGGCTCCGGCGGCTGAAGGCGAAGCAGACACCACTATGGCTGCACTGCTGCGTCAAGCAATGGCCAAACAGAACTAA
- the ihfB gene encoding integration host factor subunit beta, whose product MTKSELIERIVTHQGLLSSKDVELAIKTMLEQMSQCLATGDRIEIRGFGSFSLHYRAPRVGRNPKTGQSVSLDGKFVPHFKPGKELRDRVNEDEVENS is encoded by the coding sequence ATGACGAAGTCGGAGTTGATCGAACGAATTGTCACCCATCAAGGGCTACTCTCATCCAAGGATGTGGAGCTGGCCATCAAGACCATGCTTGAACAAATGTCCCAGTGCCTGGCTACCGGTGATCGCATCGAGATCCGTGGGTTTGGCAGCTTTTCTCTGCACTACCGCGCGCCGCGCGTCGGTCGTAACCCTAAGACCGGTCAATCCGTTAGTCTCGACGGAAAATTCGTTCCACACTTCAAGCCGGGTAAAGAGCTAAGGGATCGAGTCAATGAAGATGAAGTTGAAAATTCTTAA
- a CDS encoding DUF1049 domain-containing protein, whose product MKKKLTILLVFLVVLIVLGFTLENQQSVELVFLGVPTPRLPISLLIILTLLIGMLVGPALRTLFLLRRRHGRNLNQAHMRDQ is encoded by the coding sequence ATGAAAAAAAAACTAACCATTTTGTTGGTATTCTTGGTCGTTTTGATTGTACTCGGTTTTACACTTGAGAATCAGCAGTCTGTAGAATTGGTGTTTTTAGGAGTGCCGACTCCGCGATTACCTATTTCTCTTTTAATCATTTTGACGTTGCTGATTGGCATGCTGGTTGGACCAGCGCTACGGACACTGTTTTTATTGCGGCGTAGGCATGGAAGAAATTTGAATCAGGCTCACATGCGTGATCAATAA